A single window of Watersipora subatra chromosome 11, tzWatSuba1.1, whole genome shotgun sequence DNA harbors:
- the LOC137408111 gene encoding acid-sensing ion channel 1C-like has product MWLTGIVGSLTYFLLAVGLFMSDYHKKFVSTTTKLKEADNLTFPTITICNRNSWKYSAVQELNKTHPDIFHVVNTIFPALYTAGASLASLNWSDPRFEYVITEEGRRLLTDLLLNTSLQLEETIRYCVVKSEYLPCNQLFSTISTDAGQCYQFNGNGSFKAFMTGGAGGIGFELMANIDEYYFSPKAYSEGFYVVIHDKDDTPMVEEMGYGLVPGFETYILLKRKEVF; this is encoded by the exons ATGTGGCTGACTGGCATTGTTGGATCACTCACTTACTTTTTGCTCGCAGTCGGCCTATTTATGAGTGACTACCACAAGAAGTTCGTGAGCACAACAACGAAACTAAAGGAGGCAGATAACCTTACG TTCCCAACTATTACCATTTGCAACAGAAACAGCTGGAAATACTCTGCTGTACAAGAACTCAACAAGACACATCCAGATATATTTCATGTTGTTAATACAATCTTTCCTGCCCTGTATACCGCAGGTGCATCATTAGCTAG CCTAAACTGGAGTGATCCAAGGTTTGAATATGTGATCACAGAAGAAGGAAGGCGTCTTTTAACAGATCTGCTGCTAAACACTTCTCTGCAGTTAGAAGAGACTATCAGATACTGCGTGGTAAAATCTGAATATCTGCCTTGTAATCAACTATTCTCTACAATTTCTACAGATGCAG gtCAATGTTACCAGTTTAACGGAAATGGAAGCTTCAAAGCTTTTATGACAGGTGGAGCTGGTGGAATAGGTTTTGAATTGATGGCCAACATAGATGAATATTACTTTAGTCCAAAAGCTTACTCTGAAGGTTTTTAT GTTGTGATACATGATAAGGATGATACTCCAATGGTTGAAGAGATGGGTTACGGTCTTGTTCCTGGCTTTGAGACATACATTCTCCTAAAACGAAAAGAGGTTTTTTGA